A genomic segment from Methanothrix sp. encodes:
- a CDS encoding aconitase X catalytic domain-containing protein gives MHLTRDEELLLQGERGDTLRRAMEILVALGDIYGAERLIEIKSAQIAGVSYKTIGDAGLEWISDLEGRVAVPSILNPAGMDLLKWREMSIDEDFARKQLEIIDAYRKLGVTIECTCTPYLLYESIASRGDHLAWSESSAVSYANSVIGAMTNREGGPSALAAALVGKTPLYGYHLEENRVPTHVITVEADVKEYGALGFLAGKIVGDGVPLFVMRSRPDRDDLKALGAAMAASGSVALYYVKDVTPEPPRYDRDACEFIVIEEEDITSVYDTHADVDIVALGCPHCSLQELERIADLLEGRMVSRELWICTSRRIAESAPETVRRIESTGARVICDTCMVVSPASERFSHMMVNSGKALAYIPGMCGIKASFGSLEDCINAATGGS, from the coding sequence ATGCATCTCACCAGGGATGAGGAGCTGCTGCTCCAGGGTGAGCGTGGGGATACGCTCAGGCGCGCGATGGAGATCCTAGTTGCGCTTGGGGATATCTACGGAGCTGAGAGGCTCATCGAAATAAAAAGCGCGCAGATAGCCGGAGTCTCATACAAGACCATAGGAGACGCGGGGCTTGAGTGGATCTCGGATCTCGAGGGGAGGGTTGCTGTTCCGAGCATACTGAATCCGGCTGGAATGGATCTTCTTAAGTGGAGGGAGATGTCGATCGATGAGGATTTCGCCAGGAAGCAGCTCGAGATCATCGATGCTTACAGAAAGCTCGGCGTAACAATAGAATGCACATGCACACCCTATCTGTTATACGAGAGCATAGCCTCCAGAGGAGATCATCTCGCATGGTCGGAGTCGTCGGCTGTATCCTATGCGAACTCCGTCATCGGCGCGATGACGAACCGTGAGGGCGGGCCCTCTGCGCTGGCAGCTGCGCTTGTCGGGAAGACGCCACTCTACGGCTACCATCTCGAGGAGAACCGCGTTCCAACGCATGTTATCACCGTGGAGGCTGATGTTAAGGAGTACGGAGCGCTGGGGTTTCTTGCCGGAAAGATCGTCGGAGATGGGGTGCCGCTGTTCGTGATGCGGTCCAGGCCGGACAGGGACGATCTGAAGGCGCTGGGCGCAGCCATGGCAGCGAGCGGCTCGGTCGCGCTCTATTACGTTAAGGATGTAACGCCGGAGCCTCCGCGATACGATCGGGATGCATGCGAGTTCATTGTGATAGAGGAAGAGGATATCACGTCTGTGTATGATACACATGCAGATGTGGACATAGTCGCTCTGGGATGCCCGCACTGCTCCCTGCAGGAGCTGGAGAGGATCGCGGATCTGCTGGAGGGGAGAATGGTGAGCAGAGAGCTCTGGATCTGCACATCCAGGCGGATCGCGGAATCCGCTCCTGAAACTGTCAGGAGAATCGAATCCACGGGAGCCAGGGTGATATGCGACACATGCATGGTCGTATCGCCTGCGAGCGAGCGCTTCAGCCACATGATGGTTAACTCGGGGAAGGCGCTCGCGTACATACCAGGCATGTGCGGCATAAAGGCGTCCTTCGGATCGCTGGAGGACTGCATAAATGCAGCAACCGGAGGATCGTGA
- a CDS encoding DUF126 domain-containing protein produces MEIKCHRVSGGCAAGPALVSRERISFLGNVNPETGAVVDPSHELYGRSIAGAVLIFPGGKGSTVGSYVIYQLKKRGLAPAAMINLKSEPIVAVGAIISDIPLVDRVPEWILDVKDGTWVVVDAKREVVVLPDGSVKA; encoded by the coding sequence GTGGAGATAAAATGCCACAGGGTCTCGGGCGGCTGTGCCGCGGGGCCAGCTCTCGTCAGCCGGGAGCGCATATCATTCCTGGGCAACGTCAATCCTGAGACAGGCGCGGTCGTCGATCCCTCCCACGAGCTCTATGGAAGATCAATCGCTGGAGCAGTTCTCATATTTCCGGGCGGCAAGGGATCCACAGTCGGATCCTACGTCATCTACCAGCTCAAGAAGAGGGGCCTGGCTCCTGCTGCGATGATAAATCTTAAATCAGAGCCGATAGTGGCTGTCGGCGCCATCATCAGCGATATCCCTCTCGTCGACAGGGTGCCTGAGTGGATCCTTGATGTGAAAGACGGAACATGGGTCGTCGTCGATGCTAAAAGAGAGGTAGTGGTGCTCCCTGACGGATCAGTTAAGGCGTAA
- a CDS encoding glutamate synthase-related protein — MRSLVLPDFTISRSEECDGCRACEHQCPFGVHTYDASNDRMVSDSRKCAGCQRCAVFCPKGAIEIRPAPSFYRPNASWSRERIEDIKRQAETGGVLLTGCGSDKPFRIYWDHMLLNASQVTNPSIDPLREPMELRTFLGSKPERILLRDDADTDPVLTLETPILFSAMSYGAISYNAFQALAIAASRSGTFFNTGEGGMPAEMRPLFKKHAIVQVASGRFGIDAEYLNCAAAVEIKIGQGAKPGIGGHLPGEKVSKHVAATRMIPEGTDAISPAPHHDIYSIEDLEMLISAIKEVTNYEKPVIVKVAAVHNISAIASGIVRAGADILAIDGMRGGTGAAPKVIRDNVGIPIELAISAVDRRLRDEGIRERCSIIAGGGIRSSADVVKAIALGADAVYIGTAALIAMGCTLCQRCYTGRCSWGICTQDPGLMRRLNVEEASQRLVNLLSAWSHEIKEMLGGMGINAIESLRGNRDQLRGIGLHEWELDLLGIRGAGE, encoded by the coding sequence ATGAGATCGCTGGTCCTGCCTGATTTCACCATATCCAGAAGCGAAGAGTGTGATGGCTGCAGGGCGTGCGAGCACCAGTGCCCGTTCGGGGTCCACACATATGATGCATCAAATGATAGAATGGTATCAGACAGCCGGAAATGCGCTGGATGCCAGCGGTGTGCTGTGTTCTGTCCGAAGGGCGCGATAGAGATACGCCCCGCACCCTCATTCTACAGACCGAATGCATCATGGTCGCGGGAGAGGATCGAGGACATCAAGAGGCAGGCCGAGACGGGAGGCGTTCTGCTCACAGGATGCGGGAGCGATAAGCCGTTCAGGATCTACTGGGATCACATGCTTCTCAATGCCTCTCAGGTCACAAACCCCTCCATAGATCCCCTCAGAGAGCCGATGGAGCTCCGGACATTTCTGGGATCGAAGCCGGAGAGGATCCTGCTGAGGGATGATGCAGATACAGATCCGGTCCTGACGCTGGAGACGCCGATCCTCTTCTCGGCGATGTCCTACGGTGCGATAAGCTACAATGCATTCCAGGCGCTCGCGATCGCCGCATCGAGATCCGGCACCTTCTTCAACACCGGCGAGGGGGGGATGCCGGCTGAGATGAGACCTCTGTTCAAAAAACACGCGATCGTCCAGGTGGCATCTGGCCGATTTGGAATAGACGCGGAGTACCTGAACTGCGCCGCTGCGGTTGAAATAAAGATAGGTCAGGGCGCGAAGCCAGGCATAGGCGGCCATCTCCCGGGCGAGAAGGTCTCCAAACACGTGGCTGCCACCAGGATGATTCCTGAGGGTACGGATGCGATATCGCCCGCGCCCCATCACGACATATACTCCATAGAGGATCTGGAGATGCTGATCTCAGCGATAAAGGAGGTTACGAACTACGAGAAGCCGGTCATAGTGAAGGTGGCCGCGGTTCACAACATCAGCGCGATTGCATCAGGCATCGTGAGAGCAGGCGCTGACATACTGGCAATCGATGGCATGCGCGGCGGCACAGGAGCCGCGCCCAAGGTGATAAGGGACAATGTCGGGATACCCATAGAGCTGGCCATATCGGCTGTGGACCGTCGCCTCAGAGACGAGGGGATAAGGGAGCGGTGCTCGATAATAGCCGGCGGTGGAATCAGGTCCAGCGCTGATGTGGTGAAGGCGATCGCGCTCGGAGCTGATGCCGTCTACATAGGCACAGCCGCGCTAATCGCGATGGGATGCACCCTCTGCCAGAGATGCTACACAGGAAGATGCAGCTGGGGCATATGCACCCAGGATCCGGGACTGATGAGAAGATTGAATGTCGAGGAGGCCTCGCAGAGGCTCGTGAACCTTCTCTCAGCCTGGTCTCACGAGATCAAGGAGATGCTCGGCGGAATGGGGATCAACGCAATAGAGAGCCTCAGAGGAAACAGGGATCAGCTCAGGGGCATAGGCCTGCACGAGTGGGAGCTCGATCTCCTTGGGATAAGGGGCGCAGGGGAGTGA
- a CDS encoding glutamine amidotransferase family protein, which yields MPVRRQKLYTKEICACSIFGAMSRAGERFTGERVIRAMASMHHRGNGLGGGFAAYGIYPEFGEYYAFHLMFTGDASAQRDAKRAAEDFLFRNFDVVHEEEIPHSDDVYVRDPPLLWRYFLAPSKRGEEVHLSDEEYVVRKVIHVNSAIDNAYIFSSGKNMGCFKGVGYPEEIGRYFMLDRLYRGYLWTAHGRFPTNSQAWWGGAHPFGLLDTTVVHNGEISSYGTNRWYLEMFGYRCTLHTDTEVIAYAVDLLMRRHDLPVEIVAKILAPPIWDTIDRMDVCERRKLTALRMVYAPLLMNGPFAVIIAQSGRMIGLTDRIRLRPLTVATRGDMFYISSEEAAVRLISQSLDSVWSPKGGEPVVCELEGGPEGRLEHEIAGPA from the coding sequence ATGCCTGTCAGGAGACAGAAGCTTTACACTAAGGAGATCTGTGCCTGCTCCATCTTCGGGGCGATGAGCAGAGCCGGCGAGAGGTTCACGGGCGAGCGAGTTATCCGGGCGATGGCGAGCATGCATCATCGCGGAAACGGGCTCGGCGGCGGATTCGCAGCCTATGGCATCTACCCGGAGTTCGGGGAATACTATGCATTTCATCTCATGTTCACAGGAGATGCCAGTGCTCAGAGGGACGCGAAGAGAGCAGCTGAGGATTTTCTCTTCAGAAATTTTGATGTGGTGCATGAGGAGGAGATTCCACACAGCGATGATGTCTATGTCAGAGATCCGCCCTTACTCTGGAGGTACTTCCTCGCGCCATCGAAGCGCGGTGAGGAGGTTCATCTCTCAGATGAGGAGTATGTGGTGAGAAAGGTGATTCATGTCAACTCAGCAATCGATAACGCATACATCTTCTCCTCAGGAAAGAACATGGGCTGCTTCAAGGGTGTTGGGTATCCGGAGGAGATAGGGCGGTACTTCATGCTGGACAGGCTCTACAGAGGGTATCTCTGGACTGCTCACGGTAGATTCCCGACCAACAGCCAGGCCTGGTGGGGAGGGGCGCACCCCTTCGGGCTGCTCGATACCACTGTTGTCCACAACGGAGAGATCTCGTCATACGGGACGAACCGCTGGTACCTGGAGATGTTCGGGTACAGATGCACGCTCCACACCGACACAGAGGTCATTGCATACGCCGTTGATCTTCTCATGAGAAGACATGATCTCCCTGTAGAGATTGTGGCGAAGATCCTCGCCCCTCCGATCTGGGACACCATAGACAGGATGGATGTGTGTGAGAGACGGAAGCTAACAGCTCTGAGGATGGTCTACGCCCCGCTTCTCATGAATGGCCCGTTTGCGGTGATAATCGCTCAGAGTGGAAGGATGATCGGCCTCACAGACAGGATAAGGCTCCGCCCGCTCACTGTGGCCACGAGAGGGGATATGTTCTACATCTCCTCAGAGGAGGCGGCTGTGAGGCTCATATCTCAATCCCTCGACTCTGTATGGTCACCCAAAGGCGGGGAGCCGGTCGTCTGCGAGCTTGAGGGTGGGCCTGAGGGGAGGCTGGAGCATGAGATCGCTGGTCCTGCCTGA
- a CDS encoding peptidylprolyl isomerase: MAGNRRVLLKTSMGDVVVELYDDMPITAGNFLKLVESGFYDGVIFHRVISGFMIQTGDPTGTGYGGPGYTIPDEFSRHNRNDRGTVAMANAGPNTGGSQFFINLVNNNYLDRMHPVFGKVVEGMDVVDKIGNVRTDAEDRPLEDVVIVSARALS, from the coding sequence ATGGCCGGTAATCGCAGGGTGCTTTTAAAGACATCCATGGGGGATGTGGTGGTTGAGCTTTACGATGACATGCCCATAACTGCGGGGAACTTTCTGAAGCTTGTTGAAAGCGGCTTCTACGATGGCGTGATCTTCCACAGGGTTATCTCAGGATTCATGATCCAGACAGGAGACCCGACAGGCACGGGCTACGGCGGTCCTGGTTACACCATCCCCGATGAGTTCTCCAGGCACAACAGGAACGACCGCGGGACAGTGGCCATGGCGAACGCAGGACCGAACACAGGAGGCAGCCAGTTCTTCATCAACCTGGTGAACAACAACTACCTGGACAGGATGCATCCCGTCTTCGGGAAGGTCGTCGAGGGAATGGATGTGGTTGATAAAATAGGAAACGTGAGGACCGACGCCGAGGACAGGCCCCTCGAGGACGTGGTTATAGTATCCGCAAGGGCGCTGAGCTGA
- a CDS encoding NAD(P)/FAD-dependent oxidoreductase, which yields MRCDVVVVGAGPGGSMAAKTAAEKGLRVVLLEKRQEIGDPVRCAEGVSKARLSSMIKPDPKWIAAEVKGARLYAPDGSSIVMSEDKSGDEVGYVLERKIFDRALAMDAARAGAKVMVKTRALDLIRANGSVKGVRAMRYGEIIDIEADVVVGADGVESKVGRWAGIDTSLKPGDIEVCAQFLLYDKSIDDEYCEFFLGNELAPGGYVWSFPKGEKLANVGLGVIGSRSEPGAPVRLLRRFVERRMPEARIVEMVVGGVPVSGPIERTVADGVLLVGDAARQSDPITGGGILNAMEAGIMAGEVVADAVSSGDTGVEGLMAYEKRWRESIGKQIARHLDLKEFFIRLSDEDLNNLMHSIQSEDVSKMDLRGMLRVLIRLNPKMLWELRHLVM from the coding sequence ATGAGGTGTGATGTCGTTGTGGTCGGCGCAGGACCAGGTGGATCGATGGCTGCGAAGACAGCTGCAGAGAAGGGCCTCAGGGTTGTTCTCCTGGAGAAGCGGCAGGAGATCGGGGATCCTGTTAGGTGCGCTGAGGGTGTCAGCAAGGCGCGCCTGAGCAGCATGATCAAACCCGATCCGAAATGGATAGCAGCAGAGGTGAAGGGCGCGCGCCTCTACGCCCCAGACGGCTCGAGCATCGTCATGTCCGAGGATAAATCCGGAGATGAAGTTGGGTACGTCCTGGAGCGCAAGATCTTCGACCGCGCGCTTGCGATGGATGCGGCCCGCGCAGGCGCGAAGGTGATGGTCAAGACCAGGGCCCTCGACCTGATCAGAGCGAATGGATCTGTGAAGGGCGTCAGGGCCATGCGGTACGGAGAGATCATCGATATAGAGGCTGATGTCGTCGTAGGCGCAGATGGAGTCGAGTCCAAGGTGGGAAGATGGGCCGGTATAGACACATCGCTAAAACCCGGAGACATCGAGGTCTGCGCGCAGTTTCTGCTCTACGACAAGAGCATCGACGACGAGTACTGCGAGTTCTTCCTGGGAAATGAGCTGGCTCCCGGTGGCTATGTCTGGTCGTTTCCGAAGGGGGAGAAGCTGGCGAACGTGGGGCTCGGCGTGATCGGCTCGAGGTCAGAGCCCGGAGCGCCCGTGAGGCTTCTAAGAAGATTCGTTGAGAGGAGGATGCCCGAGGCGAGGATCGTGGAGATGGTCGTCGGCGGCGTCCCGGTCTCAGGTCCGATCGAGAGGACCGTCGCGGATGGTGTGCTGCTGGTCGGAGATGCTGCGCGCCAGTCAGACCCGATAACAGGAGGTGGCATACTCAACGCGATGGAGGCGGGGATAATGGCGGGCGAGGTTGTAGCGGATGCTGTATCCAGCGGTGATACCGGAGTCGAGGGGCTCATGGCCTATGAGAAGCGCTGGCGGGAGAGCATCGGAAAGCAGATAGCAAGACATCTCGATCTCAAGGAGTTCTTCATCAGGCTTAGCGATGAGGACCTGAACAACCTCATGCACTCGATCCAGTCGGAGGACGTCTCCAAGATGGATCTGAGAGGAATGCTCAGGGTGCTTATCCGCCTGAACCCAAAGATGCTGTGGGAGCTGAGGCATCTCGTTATGTAG
- a CDS encoding 4Fe-4S dicluster domain-containing protein: MITVNRYVCGYCGACVGVCPVCALELVETWIEVSDGCIECGRCVKLCPTGALSLEEAQG, encoded by the coding sequence TTGATCACTGTCAACAGATACGTTTGCGGATACTGCGGCGCATGTGTCGGCGTCTGCCCTGTCTGCGCCCTGGAGCTCGTGGAGACCTGGATAGAGGTCTCTGATGGATGCATAGAGTGCGGCAGGTGCGTCAAGCTCTGCCCGACCGGAGCGCTCAGTCTCGAGGAGGCGCAGGGATGA
- a CDS encoding acylphosphatase gives MTICVRVRVSGRVQGVGYRYYTTTHARALGVKGWIRNLPGGGVEAVLEGERKSVGELLGLMKSGPSGAMVSGMEIAELECRGYDDFKIIY, from the coding sequence ATGACCATATGCGTTCGCGTCAGGGTCTCAGGAAGGGTTCAGGGCGTCGGCTACAGGTACTACACAACCACACATGCCAGGGCGCTCGGTGTCAAGGGATGGATAAGGAACCTTCCCGGAGGGGGCGTTGAGGCCGTGCTCGAGGGGGAGAGGAAGAGCGTCGGCGAGCTTCTCGGCCTTATGAAATCAGGACCATCTGGCGCGATGGTCTCGGGAATGGAGATCGCGGAGCTGGAGTGCAGGGGCTACGATGATTTCAAGATCATCTACTGA